A window from Drosophila willistoni isolate 14030-0811.24 chromosome XR unlocalized genomic scaffold, UCI_dwil_1.1 Seg143, whole genome shotgun sequence encodes these proteins:
- the LOC6645441 gene encoding uncharacterized protein LOC6645441 isoform X1 codes for MTVSYAGEVPNGSSFGCFWKILWKWRGSVYKLIWRELVAYLCLYYTINVVYRFALTSGQQAIFNKIRQYFGQQGESIPMSFVLGFYVNLVVKRWWEQYRLLPWPDTLALFISAAIPNGGLNNETGRLMRRNIMRYMVLAYVITLQRISLRVKRRFPTTQHLVDAGLMHESEMKIFEALNQKSPMSKYWMPLVWATNIINRARKDGLIASDHIVQTILVELSDIRRRLGGLIGYDTVCVPLVYTQVVTLVLYTYFIAALLGRQMLPNVLDRNGREDPDLYFPLFTVLQFVFYVGWLKVAEVLINPFGEDDDDIELNWLIDRHIKAAYMIVDEMHEEHPELLRDQYWECVVPKDLPYTVASEHYRRDEPKGSAEKYKVKKEDATYANIMPGGGKRMLSDDVYADYESVDTPMVERRKNNWLVRQLSRMGSMRSQSTAYSSGGMPFNRNRLNSVYSSPESGLPLSIMQQQQLQQQHQQQQQQQQQQQQQQQTGSQQSKPSLYEKFVHRKSLRAQRQLIKQNSKLNGLNVNVAKTRPRIPTPEVAKDGSNLTATGAVIMSPQQLGTNTQSTSPGIYPSYTAAAGAQDSGQVLGTLLLSPIKEMDSSSSNNTLIPGHPSTAALAQAIHKEGGGFTATTVPAATNITTLSFPFSVTSSGGESIPTGTLSILPITANAQLPTITTTSSGYDPNDVLTTIPVSLSIQRSPSALSIVELTGGGVGIDGGPDGYSHSGSSNNGGGNGGGITTTALLSVKPLNGHSNISRNNSFNLSLNLQDPHQRAASVRSAGPMADTVDNSSTNPLPRKTSKEASSSTTGNGVATASSAPSTMPKHKPEPKTGEVYV; via the exons ATGACCGTCTCCTATGCTGGTGAAGTGCCAAATGGCAGCAGCTTTGGATGCTTTTGGAAAATTCTATGGAA ATGGCGTGGCAGTGTCTATAAATTAATATGGCGTGAATTGGTAGCATATTTGTGTCTATACTATACCATTAATGTTGTCTATAGATTTGCTTTGACCAGCGGCCAGCAGGC AATTTTCAACAAAATACGACAATATTTTGGCCAACAAGGCGAAAGTATACCCATGTCCTTTGTCTTGGGCTTCTATGTAAATCTGGTAGTTAAACGTTGGTGGGAACAATATCGTCTATTACCCTGGCCAGATACGTTGGCCTTGTTCATAAGTGCAGCGATACCAAATGGTGGATTAAAT AACGAAACTGGACGCTTGATGAGACGTAACATTATGCGGTATATGGTCCTGGCCTATGTGATAACTTTACAGAGAATTTCGCTGCGTGTCAAGCGACGTTTTCCCACTACTCAGCATTTGGTTGATGCTGGTCTAATGCACGAATCGGAAATGAAAATCTTCGAGGCTTTAAATCAAAAGAGTCCCATGAGCAAATATTGGATGCCACTGGTCTGGGCCACAAATATTATCAATCGTGCTCGCAAAGATGGTCTTATTGCATCCGATCATATTGTACAAACTATATTGGTCGAATTGTCAGACATACGTAGACGTTTGGGTGGCCTAATTGGCTATGATACGGTCTGTGTACCTTTGGTTTATACACAG GTGGTCACCCTGGTattgtatacatattttataGCTGCTCTACTTGGCCGACAAATGTTACCCAATGTTCTTGATCGCAATGGACGTGAAGATCCAGATTTATATTTTCCCCTATTTACCGTTTTGCAG TTTGTCTTCTATGTTGGCTGGCTAAAAGTTGCCGAGGTGCTTATCAATCCCTTTGGCGAAGATGACGATGATATCGAATTGAATTGGTTAATTGATCGACATATTAAG GCTGCCTACATGATTGTCGATGAAATGCACGAGGAGCACCCGGAACTCCTACGTGATCAATATTGGGAATGTGTGGTGCCCAAAGATTTGCCATATACGGTTGCCTCCGAGCACTATAGACGCGATGAGCCCAAAGGTTCCGCCGAGAAATACAAAGTGAAGAAAGAAGACGCCACATATGCCAATATAATGCCTGGCGGTGGCAAACGCATGCTCAGCGATGATGTCTATGCGGATTAT GAGAGTGTCGATACACCCATGGTCGAGAGACGCAAAAATAATTGGCTAGTACGTCAATTGTCACGCATGGGATCAATGCGTAGCCAATCGACTGCATATTCATCTGGTGGCATGCCCTTTAATAGGAATCGTTTGAATTCCGTTTACTCTAGTCCCGAATCAGGCTTGCCATTATCCATtatgcagcagcaacagttgcagcaacaacaccagcaacaacagcagcagcagcaacaacaacagcagcaacaacagacaGGCTCACAGCAGAGCAAACCAAGTTTATATGAGAAATTTGTACATCGCAAATCTCTCAGAGCCCAGCGTCAACTGATCAAGCAga ATTCTAAACTAAATGGCCTGAATGTGAATGTGGCCAAGACCCGACCACGTATACCCACACCTGAGGTGGCAAAAGATGGCAGCAATTTGACCG cCACCGGTGCAGTCATAATGTCACCACAACAGCTAGGCACGAACACACAAAGCACTTCTCCTGGCATATATCCCTCTTATACGGCAGCAGCTGGAGCACAGGATAGTGGCCAAGTGCTAGGCACCTTGCTATTGTCACCCATTAAAGAGATGGATAGTTCATCATCGAATAACACTCTGATTCCAGGGCATCCATCGACAGCGGCATTGGCTCAGGCGATCCACAAGGAAGGCGGCGGATTTACAGCAACTA CGGtgccagcagcaacaaatatAACAACACTATCGTTTCCATTCTCTGTGACCAGCAGCGGTGGCGAGTCCATACCCACTGGGACTCTAAGTATCTTACCGATCACAGCCAATGCACAATTGCCAACGATAACGACAACATCGAGTGGCTATGATCCGAACGATGTATTGACCACCATTCCCGTCTCATTGTCCATACAGCGATCGCCATCGGCCTTATCCATAGTCGAATTGACTGGCGGTGGCGTTGGAATTGATGGGGGTCCGGATGGCTATAGCCACAGTGGCTCAAGTAATAATGGTGGTGGAAATGGTGGCGGCATTACCACAACAGCTTTACTCTCGGTTAAACCGCTCAATGGCCATTCCAATATCTCGAGGAATAATAGCTTCAATTTGAGCCTAAATCTTCAGGATCCGCATCAGCGGGCAGCCTCAGTGCGTTCGGCGGGGCCAATGGCGGACACAGTGGACAATTCGTCGACGAATCCCTTGCCACGCAAGACCAGCAAGGAGGCAAGCAGTAGCACCACTGGCAACGGTGTGGCAACCGCCTCTTCGGCCCCCTCAACCATGCCTAAGCATAAACCCGAACCCAAAACGGGCGAGGTTTATGTGTGA
- the LOC6645441 gene encoding bestrophin homolog 14 isoform X2, with the protein MTVSYAGEVPNGSSFGCFWKILWKWRGSVYKLIWRELVAYLCLYYTINVVYRFALTSGQQAIFNKIRQYFGQQGESIPMSFVLGFYVNLVVKRWWEQYRLLPWPDTLALFISAAIPNGGLNNETGRLMRRNIMRYMVLAYVITLQRISLRVKRRFPTTQHLVDAGLMHESEMKIFEALNQKSPMSKYWMPLVWATNIINRARKDGLIASDHIVQTILVELSDIRRRLGGLIGYDTVCVPLVYTQVVTLVLYTYFIAALLGRQMLPNVLDRNGREDPDLYFPLFTVLQFVFYVGWLKVAEVLINPFGEDDDDIELNWLIDRHIKAAYMIVDEMHEEHPELLRDQYWECVVPKDLPYTVASEHYRRDEPKGSAEKYKVKKEDATYANIMPGGGKRMLSDDVYADYESVDTPMVERRKNNWLVRQLSRMGSMRSQSTAYSSGGMPFNRNRLNSVYSSPESGLPLSIMQQQQLQQQHQQQQQQQQQQQQQQQTGSQQSKPSLYEKFVHRKSLRAQRQLIKQNSKLNGLNVNVAKTRPRIPTPEVAKDGSNLTGHPSTAALAQAIHKEGGGFTATTVPAATNITTLSFPFSVTSSGGESIPTGTLSILPITANAQLPTITTTSSGYDPNDVLTTIPVSLSIQRSPSALSIVELTGGGVGIDGGPDGYSHSGSSNNGGGNGGGITTTALLSVKPLNGHSNISRNNSFNLSLNLQDPHQRAASVRSAGPMADTVDNSSTNPLPRKTSKEASSSTTGNGVATASSAPSTMPKHKPEPKTGEVYV; encoded by the exons ATGACCGTCTCCTATGCTGGTGAAGTGCCAAATGGCAGCAGCTTTGGATGCTTTTGGAAAATTCTATGGAA ATGGCGTGGCAGTGTCTATAAATTAATATGGCGTGAATTGGTAGCATATTTGTGTCTATACTATACCATTAATGTTGTCTATAGATTTGCTTTGACCAGCGGCCAGCAGGC AATTTTCAACAAAATACGACAATATTTTGGCCAACAAGGCGAAAGTATACCCATGTCCTTTGTCTTGGGCTTCTATGTAAATCTGGTAGTTAAACGTTGGTGGGAACAATATCGTCTATTACCCTGGCCAGATACGTTGGCCTTGTTCATAAGTGCAGCGATACCAAATGGTGGATTAAAT AACGAAACTGGACGCTTGATGAGACGTAACATTATGCGGTATATGGTCCTGGCCTATGTGATAACTTTACAGAGAATTTCGCTGCGTGTCAAGCGACGTTTTCCCACTACTCAGCATTTGGTTGATGCTGGTCTAATGCACGAATCGGAAATGAAAATCTTCGAGGCTTTAAATCAAAAGAGTCCCATGAGCAAATATTGGATGCCACTGGTCTGGGCCACAAATATTATCAATCGTGCTCGCAAAGATGGTCTTATTGCATCCGATCATATTGTACAAACTATATTGGTCGAATTGTCAGACATACGTAGACGTTTGGGTGGCCTAATTGGCTATGATACGGTCTGTGTACCTTTGGTTTATACACAG GTGGTCACCCTGGTattgtatacatattttataGCTGCTCTACTTGGCCGACAAATGTTACCCAATGTTCTTGATCGCAATGGACGTGAAGATCCAGATTTATATTTTCCCCTATTTACCGTTTTGCAG TTTGTCTTCTATGTTGGCTGGCTAAAAGTTGCCGAGGTGCTTATCAATCCCTTTGGCGAAGATGACGATGATATCGAATTGAATTGGTTAATTGATCGACATATTAAG GCTGCCTACATGATTGTCGATGAAATGCACGAGGAGCACCCGGAACTCCTACGTGATCAATATTGGGAATGTGTGGTGCCCAAAGATTTGCCATATACGGTTGCCTCCGAGCACTATAGACGCGATGAGCCCAAAGGTTCCGCCGAGAAATACAAAGTGAAGAAAGAAGACGCCACATATGCCAATATAATGCCTGGCGGTGGCAAACGCATGCTCAGCGATGATGTCTATGCGGATTAT GAGAGTGTCGATACACCCATGGTCGAGAGACGCAAAAATAATTGGCTAGTACGTCAATTGTCACGCATGGGATCAATGCGTAGCCAATCGACTGCATATTCATCTGGTGGCATGCCCTTTAATAGGAATCGTTTGAATTCCGTTTACTCTAGTCCCGAATCAGGCTTGCCATTATCCATtatgcagcagcaacagttgcagcaacaacaccagcaacaacagcagcagcagcaacaacaacagcagcaacaacagacaGGCTCACAGCAGAGCAAACCAAGTTTATATGAGAAATTTGTACATCGCAAATCTCTCAGAGCCCAGCGTCAACTGATCAAGCAga ATTCTAAACTAAATGGCCTGAATGTGAATGTGGCCAAGACCCGACCACGTATACCCACACCTGAGGTGGCAAAAGATGGCAGCAATTTGACCG GGCATCCATCGACAGCGGCATTGGCTCAGGCGATCCACAAGGAAGGCGGCGGATTTACAGCAACTA CGGtgccagcagcaacaaatatAACAACACTATCGTTTCCATTCTCTGTGACCAGCAGCGGTGGCGAGTCCATACCCACTGGGACTCTAAGTATCTTACCGATCACAGCCAATGCACAATTGCCAACGATAACGACAACATCGAGTGGCTATGATCCGAACGATGTATTGACCACCATTCCCGTCTCATTGTCCATACAGCGATCGCCATCGGCCTTATCCATAGTCGAATTGACTGGCGGTGGCGTTGGAATTGATGGGGGTCCGGATGGCTATAGCCACAGTGGCTCAAGTAATAATGGTGGTGGAAATGGTGGCGGCATTACCACAACAGCTTTACTCTCGGTTAAACCGCTCAATGGCCATTCCAATATCTCGAGGAATAATAGCTTCAATTTGAGCCTAAATCTTCAGGATCCGCATCAGCGGGCAGCCTCAGTGCGTTCGGCGGGGCCAATGGCGGACACAGTGGACAATTCGTCGACGAATCCCTTGCCACGCAAGACCAGCAAGGAGGCAAGCAGTAGCACCACTGGCAACGGTGTGGCAACCGCCTCTTCGGCCCCCTCAACCATGCCTAAGCATAAACCCGAACCCAAAACGGGCGAGGTTTATGTGTGA
- the LOC6645442 gene encoding multidrug resistance protein homolog 65 — protein sequence MDRDDISSTSGEAKSLEEIPVAPGLESGPSISFWQLFRFSTWGELFWLFIGFIMCCIKALTLPAVVIIYSEFTSMLVDRAMDYGTSSNVNALPLFGGGKVLVNATREENNSALYDDSISYGILLTIASVVMFISGIFSVDIFNFVALRQVTRMRIKLFTAVMRQDIGWHDLASKQNFAQSMTDDIEKIRDGISEKVGHFLYLIVGFIITVAISFAYGWKLTLAVSSYIPLVIVVNIYVAKFQGKLTAREQESYAGAGNLAEEILSAIRTVVSFGGEKAEIERFENFLVPARKASQWKGAFSGLSDAVLKSMLFLSCAGAFWYGVNLILDDRNVEDKEYTPAILMIAFFGIIVGADNIARTAPFLESFATARGCATNLFKVIDLPSKIDPLSTDGKLLNYGLRGDVEFQDVFFRYPSRPEVIVHRGLNIKIRAGQTVALVGSSGCGKSTCVQLLQRFYDPVFGSVLLDDLDIRKYNIQWLRSNIAVVGQEPVLFLGSIAQNISYGKPNATQKEIEAAATQAGAHEFITSLPESYRTMIGERGSQLSGGQKQRIAIARALIQNPKILLLDEATSALDYQSEKQVQQALDLASKGRTTIVVSHRLSAIRGADKIVFIHEGKVLEEGSHDDLMALEGAYYSMVRAGDIQMPDDTEKEEDIDETKRKSMALYEKSFETSPLNFEKNQKNSVQFDEPIVKLNSKDTNASQQANEPAEKPNFFHIFARIVRLSRPEWCYLILGGISSIAVGCLYPAFSVIFGEFYAALAEEDESVALSRTAVLSWSCLGLAVITGLICFLQTYLFNYAGIWLTTRMRAMAFKAMVSQEIGWFDDEQNSVGALSARLSGEAAGVQGAIGYPLSGMIQALSNFISGVTVSMYYSWKLALLCLANCPIIVGSVILEAKMMSTALVREKQILEEACRIATESIANIRTVAGLRREADVIREYTIEIQRVERQIRQKLRWRGILNSTMQASAFFAYAVALCYGGVLVSEGQLPFQDIIKVSETLLYGSMMLAQSLAFTPAFTAALVAAHRLFQILDRKPRIVSPMGTIKNTLAKQLNLFEGVRYRDIEFHYPTRPDAKILNGLSLEVLRGQTVALVGHSGCGKSTCVQLLQRYYDPDSGSIHIDHDDIQHDLTLDGVRSRLGIVAQEPTLFERSIAENIAYGDNRRAVSMAEVIAAAKSANAHSFIISLPNGYDTRMGARGTQLSGGQKQRIAIARALVRNPKILLLDEATSALDLQSEQLVQQALDSACSGRTCIVIAHRLSTIQNADIICVVQGGEIVEQGNHMQLIAQGGIYAKLHKTQKAD from the exons ATGGATCGCGATGACATCTCTTCGACATCGGGCGAAGCCAAATCCTTGGAGGAAATACCCGTAGCCCCTGGCTTGGAGTCGGGTCCTTCGATAAGCTTTTGGCAATTGTTTCGATTCTCGACATGGGGTGAACTCTTTTGGCTATTCATCGGTTTCATCATGTGCTGCATCAAGGCTCTAACTTTGCCAGCTGTGGTCATCATTTATAGTGAATTCACATCCATGCTGGTGGATCGTGCCATGGACTATGGTACTAGCTCCAATGTAAATGCCTTGCCTCTATTTGGCGGTGGCAAAGTATT AGTCAATGCCACACGGGAGGAGAATAATTCCGCTTTATATGATGATTCCATCTCGTATGGCATATTGCTAACCATTGCATCGGTTGTTATGTTCATATCGGGTATATTTTCGGTGGATATATTCAATTTTGTTGCTCTGCGTCAGGTAACACGGATGagaattaaattatttacGGCCGTAATGCGACAAGATATTGGCTGGCATGATTTGGCCAGTAAACAGAACTTTGCCCAAAGCATGACTGA TGACATTGAAAAAATACGTGATGGCATATCGGAAAAGGTGGGGCATTTTCTTTATCTAATTGTCGGTTTCATTATAACGGTGGCCATATCTTTTGCCTATGGCTGGAAATTGACCTTAGCTGTCAGTTCGTATATACCCCTGGTCATAGTGGTCAATATTTATGTGGCCAAG TTTCAAGGTAAACTGACGGCCCGTGAACAAGAGTCATATGCCGGAGCTGGCAATTTAGCTGAAGAGATTCTGAGTGCCATACGCACAGTGGTCTCATTTGGTGGTGAGAAGGCGGAAATTGAACGTTTTGAGAATTTCCTAGTGCCCGCCCGTAAGGCAAGTCAATGGAAGGGTGCCTTCTCGGGTCTATCGGATGCTGTATTGAAGTCCATGCTCTTCTTATCCTGTGCCGGTGCATTTTGGTATGGTGTAAATCTTATTCTAGACGATCGTAATGTTGAGGATAAGGAATATACTCCAGCTATTTTAATGATT GCCTTCTTTGGCATTATTGTGGGAGCTGATAATATTGCAAGAACTGCACCATTTTTGGAGAGTTTTGCCACTGCCCGAGGATGTGCAACGAATTTGTTCAAGGTCATTGATTTGCCATCTAAAATTGATCCCCTGTCGACAGATGGCAAACTCTTGAACTATGGTTTGAGGGGAGATGTTGAATTTCAGGATGTCTTCTTTCGCTATCCCTCACGACCAGAGGTTATAGTTCATCGCGGCTTGAACATCAAGATACGGGCTGGTCAGACAGTGGCTCTGGTTGGTTCATCGGGTTGTGGTAAATCGACATGTGTCCAATTGCTGCAGAGATTCTATGATCCAGTTTTTGGTTCGGTACTTTTGGATGATTTGGACATCAGGAAATACAATATACAATGGTTGCGTTCAAATATTGCCGTTGTGGGACAAGAGCCAGTATTATTCTTGGGTTCAATAGCGCAAAATATCAGCTATGGCAAACCAAATGCCACACAAAAGGAAATCGAAGCGGCGGCCACTCAAGCAGGAGCTCATGAATTTATCACCAGTTTGCCCGAG AGCTATCGGACTATGATAGGTGAACGTGGCTCTCAATTATCTGGTGGCCAGAAGCAACGCATTGCCATTGCCCGTGCTTTGATACAGAATCCGAAGATTCTTTTACTCGACGAGGCAACCTCTGCCCTGGACTATCAGTCGGAGAAGCAGGTGCAACAGGCTCTGGACTTGGCTAGCAAAGGACGCACTACCATTGTGGTATCACATCGTTTGTCTGCCATCAGGGGTGCCGATAAGATTGTTTTCATACACGAGGGTAAGGTCCTGGAGGAGGGCTCACATGATGATCTAATGGCATTGGAGGGTGCCTACTACAGTATGGTGCGGGCCGGGGATATTCAAATGCCCGATGATACGGAAAAGGAAGAGGATATCGATGAAACTAAAC GCAAAAGTATGGCTCTATATGAAAAATCCTTTGAGACGAGTCCCCTCAATTTTGAAAAGAATCAAAAGAATAGCGTACAATTCGATGAACCGATTGTTAAACTTAATTCCAAGGATACGAATGCCTCGCAGCAGGCGAATGAACCAGCCGAGAAGCCCAATTTCTTTCACATTTTCGCCAGAATAGTTCGTCTCTCTCGTCCCGAATGGTGTTATCTAATTTTGGGTGGCATCAGTTCCATAGCTGTGGGATGCCTCTATCCAGCTTTCTCTGTTATTTTTGGTGAATTCTATGCTGCTCTGGCAGAAGAAGATGAAAGTGTTGCCCTCAGCCGCACTGCTGTACTGTCCTGGTCCTGTCTAGGATTGGCTGTCATTACGGGATTGATTTGCTTTCTGCAAACATATCTATTCAATTATGCTGGCATCTGGTTAACCACACGGATGCGAGCAATGGCCTTTAAGGCTATGGTCAGTCAGGAGATCGGTTGGTTCGATGATGAACAGAATTCGGTGGGTGCTTTATCGGCACGATTGTCTGGTGAAGCGGCTGGTGTCCAGGGAGCAATTGGTTATCCATTGAGTGGCATGATTCAGGCATTATCCAATTTCATTTCCGGTGTTACCGTATCCATGTATTACAGTTGGAAATTGGCCTTATTATGTTTGGCCAATTGTCCCATTATTGTTGGCTCAGTTATTTTGGAGGCCAA AATGATGTCAACGGCTCTGGTGAGAGAGAAACAAATTCTGGAGGAGGCTTGTCGCATTGCCACTGAATCCATAGCCAATATTCGTACAGTTGCCGGCTTGAGACGTGAGGCTGATGTCATAAGGGAATACACAATCGAGATCCAACGTGTGGAGAGACAAATTAGACAGAAATTACGCTGGCGAGGCATTCTAAATTCGACCATGCAGGCATCGGCCTTCTTTGCCTATGCTGTGGCCCTCTGTTATGGTGGAGTTTTGGTCTCTGAGGGACAATTGCCATTCCAGGATATTATCAA AGTATCGGAAACACTTTTGTATGGTTCCATGATGTTGGCCCAATCGTTGGCCTTTACACCGGCATTTACCGCCGCCTTGGTGGCCGCTCATCGTCTATTCCAAATCCTTGATCGTAAACCACGCATTGTCTCCCCAATGGGTACTATCAAAAATACTTTGGCCAAGCAGTTGAATCTCTTTGAGGGTGTGCGATATCGTGATATTGAATTCCATTATCCCACACGACCGGATGCCAAAATTTTGAACGGTTTGAGCTTGGAGGTCCTTCGAGGTCAAACAGTGGCCCTGGTAGGACATTCGGGTTGCGGCAAATCCACATGTGTTCAGCTATTGCAGCGCTACTATGATCCAGACAGTGGTTCAATT CACATTGATCACGATGACATCCAACATGATTTGACTCTGGACGGGGTACGCAGTCGTCTGGGTATTGTCGCTCAGGAGCCAACACTGTTCGAGCGGTCCATAGCCGAGAATATAGCCTACGGAGATAATCGACGTGCCGTCTCGATGGCGGAAGTTATAGCCGCTGCCAAGAGTGCCAATGCTCATAGTTTTATAATATCCCTGCCCAATGGCTATGACACACGCATGGGTGCTCGCGGTACTCAATTGTCGGGTGGACAAAAGCAACGTATTGCCATTGCTCGGGCCTTGGTGAGAAATCCAAAGATTCTGCTGCTGGATGAGGCAACTTCCGCCTTGGATCTGCAGAGTGAACAATTGGTCCAACAGGCCTTGGATTCGGCCTGTTCGGGTCGTACTTGTATTGTAATTGCTCATCGTTTGTCAACTATACAAAATGCTGATATTATATGCGTTGTACAGGGTGGTGAAATTGTTGAACAGGGTAATCACATGCAATTGATTGCACAGGGTGGTATCTATGCTAAATTGCACAAGACTCAGAAAGCAGATTGA